A stretch of Eleutherodactylus coqui strain aEleCoq1 chromosome 2, aEleCoq1.hap1, whole genome shotgun sequence DNA encodes these proteins:
- the CLN6 gene encoding ceroid-lipofuscinosis neuronal protein 6, producing the protein MQSAVRRRHQQAPGSPARFGAIQPDDGSRNNRFHLDLWFYFTLQNWLLDFGRPIVMIILPLDWFPLNKPSAGDYFHMAYNVITPLLLLKLIERSPKTLPNSVIYISIMTFVMGASIHLVGDSVNHRLIFSGYQLHLSVRDNPIMQNLQPPTLVDSFELLYYYDEYLGHSMWYIPFFLILFIYFSGCFTTVKRESEMPLSAWSLLLPSSLYYWYLVTEGQIFIIFIFTFFAMLALILHQKRKGLRLDSNGLFLLLSFSVTLFLIAVWIVWLWNDKILRKKYPGVIYIPEPWAFYTLHINSLH; encoded by the exons ATGCAAAGCGCGGTCCGCCGGCGGCATCAGCAGGCTCCGGGATCTCCGGCCAG ATTTGGTGCTATTCAACCCGATGATGGATCAAGAAATAACCGCTTTCACctggacctgtggttctacttCACCTTGCAGAACTGGCTTCTGGACTTCGGCCGTCCAATTGTTATG ATTATCCTTCCCTTGGATTGGTTCCCATTGAATAAACCCAGTGCAGGCGACTACTTCCATATGGCTTATAACGTTATAACTCCGCTGTTGCTGCTGAAG TTGATAGAAAGATCACCAAAGACCCTCCCTAACTCTGTGATCTATATCAGCATTATGACGTTTGTCATGGGGGCAAGTATCCACCTGGTGGGAGATTCTGTCAACCATAGACTCATCTTCAGCGGATATCAACTTCACTTGTCTGTGCGGGACAACCCAATTATGCAAAATCTAcagccccccaccctg GTGGACTCCTTTGAGTTGTTGTACTACTATGATGAATACTTGGGTCATTCCATGTG gtacattccattttttctcatCCTGTTCATCTACTTCTCTGGTTGTTTCACGACTGTGAAGCGGGAAAGTGAGATGCCTTTATCTGCCTGGTCGTTGCTGCTACCAAGTAGTCTGTATTACTG GTACCTGGTAACTGAGGGGCAAATCTTTATCATCTTCATATTCACCTTCTTCGCAATGCTTGCTCTGATCTTGCACCAGAAGCGTAAAGGACTGCGCCTGGACAGTAATGGCCTTTTCCTGCTACTCTCATTTTCCGTCACTTTGTTCCTCATAGCAGTCTGGATTGTGTGGTTATGGAATGACAAAATTCTGCGCAAGAAATACCCTGGAGTGATCTATATTCCCGAGCCCTGGGCGTTCTACACGCTGCACATCAACAGCTTGCACTGA